The nucleotide window CTTGTAGGCTCCGTAGATGTTCCAGTCCTTGAACAGTCCCTGCAAACTATCCAGAAATACTTATCAACCCCATTTGAGACCAGAAATGGATTTCCGTCTTCGTCTTATCTAATTAGGCCCCGAGTCCAAAATATCGATAGTTTCAAAGAGGATGGAACTTATGAAGAGGATAATAGTCAATCCTATGAGGGTCCGGGTATTGTTTCTGACAATGACGTAAATGAATGGGGTGAGGACAGTTATTTCAACGATTTGGGTAATGAGATGATAGAAAAGATAGAAGGAAGAACGCTCGAAAAAGGTTTGGCTAAAGCAAAAAAGTCCAGAAAGTCCCGGAAGATTGAGAGAAAGACTACATCCAAGAGACGAAAAATCAGATCAAATATTCCCCTGTTTGATACGAATGAGCCAGAAAAAGTTCATTCCGGGAAAGCGAGACAATTTGTCCCAAGCAAAGAATATATAAGTGATTCGGATGACGGCGAGGATTACGTGAATCctatttttttcgaaaatgaaatgtaCATGCGATTCTTATTGGACAGATACTCTGGTCAGCTCACGGAAGACAAATATTCTCTATTTGGGAAGTTTGCTGCTGAAAGAATGAACAACGGGGGTCAAATCATATCTGATTTCACTAATCTGTTTAATGGTGAAGTGCCCACTGTTGACTTCTTGGCACAACGCACTCAATCGAGCAGCGGCCCCGATAGATCGCTTATTTCACTCTCGAGTCTTATTTCTAAAGAAATTGGCAACTCAAGAGGCAACAACACTTCGGTGGAAATCCAAGGAGCTTCTGTGGGGTATGATTTCCAAGAAGACCAAGAAGAGTATTCTTCGCCCACCAGTtcctcaaaaaatatcgaGAAAAACCCTACggagaatttcaatatgGAAGAGTCTATGAGggaagaggaagaattCAACGAACCGTTAATATCCAGAAAGAGGCAGAAGATTATTATAcaagatgacgatgattGAAAACAGAGGATATAGAACTTAAGTTAGCTCTTTATAAAGCACTAAATAATGGTTATATTTCACAGTGATTTTGATCTTCGCCATGGATTGCTTCGAAAATGGTTTGGGCACTACTTACAATCATCATTGTTGCCCCAAAAATGATGCTCAAAATATGTGGCGATTTACTTTTAAATGAAGATTTCTCCCTTCTTAACAATAAATTAGTCAAAGGAGGTAGTATGTATGCCATTATACTCGCCGTTGTTGCCCcaatcaattcaaaaagtgCACCAAGATTGCATGTAGTTAATGACACAGACATAGTACCAAATACCAAAACTGTTGTAATAATGAAGTGTAGTTTTGTAGAAAGAATAGCAGGTTCACAATTAGTTGATAtttgcttttgaaaacaagTAGAGATGACGTCAcgtaaaacaaaaatctCCAGAGGAAAAGTCGTTAGCATGTTGAAACCAAAGCAGAGCCTGGCAATGTTGATAGTTTTGTCATTCACGGGAAAGTTATTCAGAATGTTACCTTTGGTCTTCATTCCGAAAACTCCGAAACCAGAATATCCCATTAGCATGCAAAATATTACTGATACAACGGAACTTATATGCGTCAGTTTAGAAAACTTCTGAATACTCCTATTCTTCATggacaaaaatataaagcTTGTATTATGATGGCACACCAATGCGAATGAAATTACAGAAACGCCACGGAAAAATCTGGGAGTGACGaaaatgttttcaattgaaagacCTTCACTCTTTAAGGCCGAGTTTAACATTGGTCCACGTATGATGACGCTAAATACTATCACAACCATGCTGACTAGAGCCAGAAAAGAGGCTTTGGATAACGCAGCAATATTTCTCTGCAAAGACAGGGGATaagagataaaaaatgtaaCCAAACTGATAATCACGTTTCTTCTGAGGAAGAAGctatttgaatgaaaaagtgaTCGGAGTACGTGAGGGACGGTATCTCCAATAATGATGCAAAATCCAATACAACCACCAAAGGCAAATAGGCCGTTGGTTACCAAAATTAAGATCTTACCCTTCCTACCCATAACAGATTGGATGGTGTCCTGGTAGGTTTGAGTTCCCGTAAGAACAAGATTTATTGCGATTAATCTAAGAGTCCAATCCACCAGAAATCCTAAGAGGAAATAAGCGACGAGGCCACCGATTATTCCACAATTTTTCAGTGCAAATGGTTGACTGATAACCCCAGCACCAAGAATGCTATTTGCCATGTTCATAAACGCCCACCGCATGGTAGATTTATTCTCGTTTTCTCTTAATACATCCCGTACAAGTGGATCCTCTGAAAGAACGACATTAACATCATAATCAGGTATCCCAATGGTATTATCCAAGTCAAATACACCATTCTCTATACTGTCTTCTATGAGTTTTGTCTTATTGGTAAAGTTAGACATTTCGAACTGAACATCAGGAATATTCATATCATCCTTCCCATCACCATCATCTCCTTCATCATCCAAGGCTGCATAGTCCTTGGGAGCCATTTAAAATATTAAAAGACAGTCTTGCGGATAGAGGAGACACTTTTAAAGCATGCTCATGATAAAGAATTACATTTAGTTTTAAAATTAGTAAATAAGATTGTCTGACCGTATCATATCAGTTGAAGATCACAACGCGAAAAATCGCATACGCGCACGTGACAGCAACCATTTCATGTAAGATTCAACGAGTTAATGATTGCTCTTCTCGAGCGTCATCGAATTGATCTTCTTTATTTGACAGGTTACTCGATGAACTGTTAAGTTCGTCATTGCCGGCTTCAGTTAGGCGTCTCAGATCCTCATTTGTAACACCATTTTTAGAAGCGAGGTTTGCTTCGGGCATAATCTGGTTGGTAGCATGAAAGGAAATGTCTCCTTCCCCTTCTGTCTTGAGGTCGTTCTTTTTCCGTCCGATATTCAATTGCTCGGTACTGTTGGGATTATTAACGTCGGGAAGATTCGAGTTATTCTCGGAATCCGTAAGTGGTATCATTGAAACCGAATCAACTTCGGACAAAGTTGTCTCTCCATTGTCGAACTCTGATTCAATTTCGTTTGCGTAGTTTCCTAACCCAATCTGATCGTTTGCATCTGTGACTGCTTCTTTAGAAATCTCAGTCTTTTTGGCATTCTCAATATCATCGTGTACCTgcctttctttttcattttcttcctcatcacATTCTACTCCATCATcgtcttcgtcatcatATTCCTTCCTAAGTGTGAAGGAATCTTCTGTGGTGACCTCCTTAAGCGCATATGTGTCATGAGTTTTAACTGACGAGGTATCGGTATCACTTTCCTGTGGGCTGACGGGACCAAACCTGGAAGCTATGGAATCATTCACAGACCATATGCCGATGTAGGTCCAATGCAACATAGCACGAAGCTTACATAGCTGAAGCCATGCTTGTTGTATGTTGGTAGTTGAATTGGCGAGTGCCGTAGGAAGTTTACTGTCGGAGGCTGATTCGGAATCAGCATGTGCCGCCTTATCCTCTTTTCTCACAGGTTTGAAACTCTGAGTGATTTTGGAGTATTTATCAGATTCACCATTTGCTATGCTACTTAAGCTGATCTTTTCTAGATTCCAGGCTCCTATCTTAAGCGATCTCAAGAAAGCAAAAATTTCACAAGTTTGTCTGAGCTTTAACACACAGTAGTTGCAAAGAGGAAAGCTGTTTGTAACAATGAGGGATCCATCATCTGCTTTAGTCATTGTTTTCAGTACATGCATTCGAGCATGCTCTATAACATCCCTTCGTGATTCTCCACAAAACGaacatttttcataaaCAGCAATAGGGGGGGAATCAGCaggaaaattgaaaagatgaaggTCTTTGTTGATTGTTCCTCCAGGAGAGGCAAAGGCATTGCTCTTCAGATGGGGTGACGCATTACCAAACTGATACGTTTCGTTCAAGCCGCTCAAAGGTTCCACTGACACAAGCCCATCCATCATGAGGGACATAAGAGTTCTTCTTACAATCCATCCTAATCCACTGGCATTGTCTATTCTCAAAATGGGCTGTATCTCATCATGAACTATTCTCCGTAATAGGTGTGATTCTGAAGCTGAATCTTTTATACCCTGACAATGAGGGAGTACAGCAATGAATTTAAGGAATTCCTGAAAGAGACTCAAGTCGTACCTTATGGATGACACGTTTGGTGAATATATAGGATCAATGTGATATTCTGAAGGCCAATCGGACTTTCTTTCGGTATGATCCTTGACGGAAGTACTTGATGGCATTGAATTATCATTTATTATGACAGACCCTCTATAATTCTTTGTATGGGGTGGATTTGCATCCTCGagattttgcaaaaccttcttcagatttttcagttGAAGAGTTAATGTATCTAGTATAGaatctttttcctttaatTGCTCTATCAATTTGTTATTTTTAATCTCTGTGGCGTGACTTTCCCTTCTAGCTGTTGCTACCATATTATTTGCTTCGTCAAAGAGGGACGCAGTCAGATCTTCGACCTCTTTATTGAGCTCATCAACGGCTTTCTCGGCCGTTAATCGGAGTTCCCTTTCGCCATCTACTTGTTTTTGTAACTCTTTGATCAGAAAATCTTTCTCAATCACCGAGCTTTTAAGGGActccaattcttcactAACTTTACTAGATTGCTGAGCAGATGCATTCTGGAGTTGTATCGTTCTCCTTGCTTGGTTCAATTTTTCCTCCAATTGTGATTGCTTATCTATACTTTCAATTAGCTGTGTTGAAAGTGACGCTATTTGGCCAGAAATTCGCTTAGATTCTTCAGATTCTGCCATTACTTAAGAATTTCGTCAGGAAAGGCTAGCTGAAACTCAAGGTAGATGTCTGTAACCTGTTTCAATTTGACTTCATGTTGTCACCAACTAGCTTATTACGTCGTTtggaaaaatgatcaaCATTTGTAGGGTAACAGATATCctgtttttcaacataAAATTTTATGTACATCTTGAATGCTATATAAGCTCTAGTTTCTTATGCCTACGTAACTCAATCGGTTTCTGTAATGACGCCGCCATTATGCTGATCAAGTTTGGGTTTTGCCAGTCGTTCGGGTCCTGCCAGTGATTCGGTGTCGGCTACTTTTAGCAAATCTGATCGAGTGTCGGCAGTCACATTATtatcctcatcttcttcatcgcCGAAAAAGCGTAGCTTATTGCCAGATGGCAGCTCCGTATTTGTTTTCCTTCTTCGTGCTCTTAACCGTTCCCTGTGTTCTGCCGAAGAAGAGTCTCGCTTTTCTGGAGAAAACTCACTTCCCCGTAACTCATTTAATAAGGCCTTCGCTCGATCTCCAATAACTTCTTGAGCAGAGTCAGATTCTCTTTGTGATTTTGAAGGGGAATAAGAATCTTGTTCCTCAATAGGAGCATCAGCAACCCCTGGTGTTGGCGACTGATCCAAAACAGCGTTCGGAGTTTTCATAGTATTTTCCGGCGAAtatatcatagtatcatcacCGTTGTCAATATCTTGCATCAAGTGATCTGTCGCATCTTTGTCAGCGGTGAGCTTTTTTCTAATCATTGCACGCTTTCTGGCTGAAGAGGGATCAGATTTGGTGGGACCAGCGTTTTTCAGTTGATCCAATAACTTATCCATCATTGCACGCCTATCTTCGGAGCCTTTACTATCACCAGAATCGGAATTGGTTTCATTTTGCACAGCTTCCTGTTCTTTGAGTCTTTTCTGCTGTTCTTCGATCATCTTCTTATGCCTCTCGTatattctttcttcctcttcggccttgatattttgagtTTGAGCTCTTTTGTATTCAGCAATGAAATCGGcgaactttttgaaaaaagaattctttgcaaatttaTCACCAGAATCCTCACCGTATCTTTGCATTAGCCCTTCAAATTCCATAATGGAAAGTCGAACCTCTTCATCGAGTAAATCACTTTTCTTCCGTGCCTCAGGAAGAGCAGGAAGAACCTTACTTAAGACTCTATCGGAGGGGTGAAATTTCGACGAGTCGCTCAAGTTGCCGATTTCTATGGATCTTTCCACATTAATTATTGATTGGCAAAACTCCATACAATCGGAAACAAGTTGGTCAATTGAGACTTTTGTAACTTCGATGACAGGCTGTAGTTCTGTCagaaaatcattgaatGACGGATAATTCTCCCTTACAATTTTTTCGAcataattcaaaaatgtcaTATTATTATTGGTATCCTTAATAAATGTTAGTCTCTGTAAAGTGGATAACTTGAAACCTTGTGCTTGTTTGTTCGTGTCGTTCATGTAATTACCTACAGCCAAAATGACgttgaaaacattcttcAATCCGTTAGATTTTTcgacagcagcaacagccTTATCGacttttctcaattttgatattaAATCACTGTATTCGCGTTCAAATGAAGTGACAAGTTTCAAGGCTCTCATACGCGACCCCCAATAAGGTTGAAGATTAAACATTAGTTGCAAATACAGTTGATCGGCTCTTTGTAAATCTGTAGGATCTTTTTCAGGTGGTTTCACATCCTTGGCTGATTTGACACCTTCCCAATCAATCGAATAAGGAGCGTAGTTCTTTGCCAAGTTTGTTGACACCTCAATTATCTCAGACTTTGATAAGAAATCGATAACGCTTGGAgtattcaaaagttctCTGTCGCATTTCAgtatctttgaaatcaagTCATCAACGGTCAGCTGCGAGAACATGTGCAAGTTTATACCAAATTGCTGTGAAATGTCATGcgaaaggaaagaaatcTTCTGCAGGTCgtctttttttctggatTTTAAAGACTTGATCTCTCTTGCCACAAATGCCTTTTCCAGATCAGCAAGAACACCCTTTTCATATAAATCTCcagcaaatttttctgccTCTCCTGAAGACCAGATGGAGTTGTCTGTTGCATCCAGCTTTTCCCAATGCAGTTGTTTGAGCCGCTTTTGTGGGCGAGGATAGCTCGAAAACAAAGAAGGAGACTGTGGTAATAAGGGAGAAGGAATCGCCGTTCTGCTACTGCTTTTCTGACCCATCATAGGAAAAGGTGGCGGTGGTGGTGGAGATGGAGATTGCAAACGTGGAGTCAGAGAAGGAGGCAAAGGCGGCGGAGGAAGAGCATCGCCATTTGGCCCTTTGGAGAACAGAAGAGGAGGGGGGGGAGgaggtggtggtggtggcGGGATTGTAGCTCCCACGGGatctttttcctctttgTTGTCCGTGGTGAGCAAAGAAGGAAGTGGAGGCGGAGGAGGTGGTGGAGGCGGTGGCGGAGCTTGCGCATGCGCAGAGtctaatttttcattaacaCTTTCCGATGACAAAGGACTCCTTTTCTCGTTCTCTGAAGATGTGGTAGATTTATTGGAGAAAGGTTTCTTTCCATCGGCTGAATCTATGGTCGCCGCAACAGCATTCTGTAAGTGCGACTTTTCTGTTGAGCTTGATTTGGGTTCTTTTTCGTTATCTTCAAGAGGTTCAGCCTTAGATACCCTTTTAGAAAGCTCATCCAAAAATGGTGCAGAGACGCTAGACCTTTTCATTCGTGCGGCAAATGACTTTTGATGAGGcttcaaattgttcaagCTTGAGACAGGTGAACTAAATTCGTTCTGACCTGTTCCATACCTTTGAGATAGTGTTTCGAGAAATGAGTTTCCTGATTGACCAGAATATGTGCTGCTCTGATCGGCAATTGTCCTTGATTCTTCTAGACCATCCTCTTCGCTCGAGGACGAGGAATAATCTTGGACATTGCCCTCTACTATATGGCTTTTTAATTCCGCTAATTCATCCGCAATTCTGTTCATTTCATCTAACTTTCGCTGGAAGGCCTTAGGGTCGAGAGTCGAGTGTATATTATCGCTGCAACTTTTATCAGACCGAGAATTTATATCTGAAAAGTCATCTAAATTCAGTTCCAATCCATAGTTCTTATATTGAGTCTCCAGCTCCTTCAATCTTTTAAGCGCTTGGTTTTTCTTCTCGTTAAATAGTTCATTAACTCTTTCTTCCACATTAAACTTAGAAACATCATTCGTTTCTCTCTGAATGTCACCTAAGGCCTTTCTTAGTTCATTCAACTTATGGACGCTTTGTTCTTTATGTACCTTGAACTGTGTGCCTTTTTGAATCTCCACAGGCGCCTGTAATACTTTGGCCTTATGATCCGCGAAGTTAGTCATTTCAAGTTCTCTTGCTTGTGATTCAATGTCTTCCATTCGAGATCGCAGTTGTTCGAGTCTCTTATTAGGCTGTAAAGTGATTCCAAATCTCTTTGAGTCAGTACTTATAtcttttttggttttttgCAAACCTTCTTGAAGTACCCGTTGGATGCTTGTTTGTCTTTCTGGATCTAGAGTGCCTGGAACGTTGGATCTGACCTGCCTGTCCTTCGAGCTTTCAGTTTCTCCTGTTCTGGAATTGAATAAAGTCAACATTTTACGAAGCTCAACCTCGTGTTCATGCTTTTCTAAAAgatgttttttcttcaattcttctaACTCTGATTGTAATTGTCGCGTTACTCTCTGCGTTTTGGCCAAAATGTTGTCCCTTTCTTGCAATTCAACCTCAAGTTGACCTACAAGACCATTTCCCGCAGCACTCAACTTTTGGCTTAAAATATCTCGTTCTGCTTGTGCTTCTTCCAGCTTTTTGGTCAATGTCCTGCTCTCCAGAATTGCACGACGCGCTACTTCATCGGTTTGCATTGAATCGTAAAGTCGCTGAATAGCCATGTTCATCCCTGAATTATCAtctgttgaagaagcaCTTATATTGGTTACTAAAGAATCCATGAGCTTAAGCTGCTTAGATAGTTTTGTTGGAtcttctttgttttctattAGCCTCGCACTCGAGAGGAATAAGTGTTTGACCAATGTGTTCAACAGCCTTTCATTCTCAGTTCCCTTACAGTGGTCAGaaagcttttgaagaatctgCACGGAATCTTGCATATTTATGTCGTGAGTATCATTCTCCGCTTCTAATGCTAAATTGAGGTCATCAAGTTTAGCGTTTTCGTAATAGTTTATTTGCTCAGTGAGCTTATCATAATCAAAAACTTTTAGCTTATTCATAATTCTTATGAAGCCTGCATTCTCTAAGCGAGTTCTTAATAGGATTCTCTGATTTAAAACGTCCGTACCATTGCAAAGATGATTTATGAAAACCATTGTCCACTGAGCATACTCTAAAATGGCATTCTCACCTCCAgatgatttgaaatcatcagATGCTCCCACTAGCGATCCCATTTTACCTCGACCTTCTAAAGTCTTTTCCACAGAAAACATCCAAGCTTGTACTACCTTGAACATGCTTTCCGAAGTGAAATGTGAAAAGTGCTGCGGTAAATTCTTCATATATTGTACCATATGCAAGTTCTCGCCGactttgaatttcttgTCCAGAGCATTTAGAACAGCTTCAAACCTTGCTTTATTCTTACTTTCCAACATGCATACAAATATTTCAGTAGCCATTTTTCTTGTGGCAAGCCTTACTGAAAATAAAGCATTTGCAACAGTATCAGCCATGATAGAATGATGTGAAAATTCTTGTAAACCTTGAGCAAGCATGGAAAGAACCCTAAAacacttgaaaaatgaattctCCTTGTCAAGCGTGtctgaattcaaagatgaatttGGAGCCGTTTTGTATATTGATGTCATTAATACATTTGCCATAGCTATGTGGCCCTGATGCTctaaaaaaatggcaacCCAGTCCAACTGTTCTGTTCGTAAAGTAACCCACAAATCATTCATTTCGTCTTTTGATAGCTTATCAGCTATCAGTTTTTTGACATAATGAATTGGTGGTCTATTAATTTTATCTGACAATAAAGTTGAGCTAGTGGAATTTTTCTCTGCCAACTCATAAAAACTGTTGCTGTTACTGGTCGATATTTGATTTGACgcaaaattgttttttttgctaGGTTTTGCCAACGGTACATTACTATTATCGAAAACTACCGATGATCTAGACGATGTGATATTAAGATTTCCTGAACTTGCGGTTAGGTCTATGCTTGTCTTAGGGACTGACGGGTGAGAGCCACCGTTCTTGGCtagcattttcttcaattcacTTTGAAGATCCTGTTTAACGATTAACCACTTCTTGTCGATATCGTAACTCATAAGTTCGTGTTGCTTTTGGGGCGACAGGGATTGGAAgatatttcttttatacATGATGTCTTCAAACAAGCTCTCAATCTCATGAGTATCCTTAGGCATGTCTAGCTTTATTACGCCATCCGAAGTCATAAATCTAGCCAAATTAGAGGTAGAGGGCTGTGATATTATACT belongs to Zygotorulaspora mrakii chromosome 1, complete sequence and includes:
- the AVT2 gene encoding Avt2p (similar to Saccharomyces cerevisiae AVT2 (YEL064C); ancestral locus Anc_1.80), which produces MAPKDYAALDDEGDDGDGKDDMNIPDVQFEMSNFTNKTKLIEDSIENGVFDLDNTIGIPDYDVNVVLSEDPLVRDVLRENENKSTMRWAFMNMANSILGAGVISQPFALKNCGIIGGLVAYFLLGFLVDWTLRLIAINLVLTGTQTYQDTIQSVMGRKGKILILVTNGLFAFGGCIGFCIIIGDTVPHVLRSLFHSNSFFLRRNVIISLVTFFISYPLSLQRNIAALSKASFLALVSMVVIVFSVIIRGPMLNSALKSEGLSIENIFVTPRFFRGVSVISFALVCHHNTSFIFLSMKNRSIQKFSKLTHISSVVSVIFCMLMGYSGFGVFGMKTKGNILNNFPVNDKTINIARLCFGFNMLTTFPLEIFVLRDVISTCFQKQISTNCEPAILSTKLHFIITTVLVFGTMSVSLTTCNLGALFELIGATTASIMAYILPPLTNLLLRREKSSFKSKSPHILSIIFGATMMIVSSAQTIFEAIHGEDQNHCEI
- the SEC2 gene encoding guanine nucleotide exchange factor SEC2 (similar to Saccharomyces cerevisiae SEC2 (YNL272C); ancestral locus Anc_1.81) — protein: MAESEESKRISGQIASLSTQLIESIDKQSQLEEKLNQARRTIQLQNASAQQSSKVSEELESLKSSVIEKDFLIKELQKQVDGERELRLTAEKAVDELNKEVEDLTASLFDEANNMVATARRESHATEIKNNKLIEQLKEKDSILDTLTLQLKNLKKVLQNLEDANPPHTKNYRGSVIINDNSMPSSTSVKDHTERKSDWPSEYHIDPIYSPNVSSIRYDLSLFQEFLKFIAVLPHCQGIKDSASESHLLRRIVHDEIQPILRIDNASGLGWIVRRTLMSLMMDGLVSVEPLSGLNETYQFGNASPHLKSNAFASPGGTINKDLHLFNFPADSPPIAVYEKCSFCGESRRDVIEHARMHVLKTMTKADDGSLIVTNSFPLCNYCVLKLRQTCEIFAFLRSLKIGAWNLEKISLSSIANGESDKYSKITQSFKPVRKEDKAAHADSESASDSKLPTALANSTTNIQQAWLQLCKLRAMLHWTYIGIWSVNDSIASRFGPVSPQESDTDTSSVKTHDTYALKEVTTEDSFTLRKEYDDEDDDGVECDEEENEKERQVHDDIENAKKTEISKEAVTDANDQIGLGNYANEIESEFDNGETTLSEVDSVSMIPLTDSENNSNLPDVNNPNSTEQLNIGRKKNDLKTEGEGDISFHATNQIMPEANLASKNGVTNEDLRRLTEAGNDELNSSSSNLSNKEDQFDDAREEQSLTR
- the BNI1 gene encoding formin BNI1 (similar to Saccharomyces cerevisiae BNI1 (YNL271C); ancestral locus Anc_1.82); the encoded protein is MKRGTSTKGSSGSNNSGNDNSSSNTSNTGSGILSNLKRLTNTSTSSNGAQQRIEPSDISSPKKVVVPSRVTNANDLRPLNKKNTLNTQNISQYINSKASNEPSDYRSRSPSVPPNAKHTHSRRSSNQTSILTGHSGLSRQPTNQSFSSSSIISQPSTSNLARFMTSDGVIKLDMPKDTHEIESLFEDIMYKRNIFQSLSPQKQHELMSYDIDKKWLIVKQDLQSELKKMLAKNGGSHPSVPKTSIDLTASSGNLNITSSRSSVVFDNSNVPLAKPSKKNNFASNQISTSNSNSFYELAEKNSTSSTLLSDKINRPPIHYVKKLIADKLSKDEMNDLWVTLRTEQLDWVAIFLEHQGHIAMANVLMTSIYKTAPNSSLNSDTLDKENSFFKCFRVLSMLAQGLQEFSHHSIMADTVANALFSVRLATRKMATEIFVCMLESKNKARFEAVLNALDKKFKVGENLHMVQYMKNLPQHFSHFTSESMFKVVQAWMFSVEKTLEGRGKMGSLVGASDDFKSSGGENAILEYAQWTMVFINHLCNGTDVLNQRILLRTRLENAGFIRIMNKLKVFDYDKLTEQINYYENAKLDDLNLALEAENDTHDINMQDSVQILQKLSDHCKGTENERLLNTLVKHLFLSSARLIENKEDPTKLSKQLKLMDSLVTNISASSTDDNSGMNMAIQRLYDSMQTDEVARRAILESRTLTKKLEEAQAERDILSQKLSAAGNGLVGQLEVELQERDNILAKTQRVTRQLQSELEELKKKHLLEKHEHEVELRKMLTLFNSRTGETESSKDRQVRSNVPGTLDPERQTSIQRVLQEGLQKTKKDISTDSKRFGITLQPNKRLEQLRSRMEDIESQARELEMTNFADHKAKVLQAPVEIQKGTQFKVHKEQSVHKLNELRKALGDIQRETNDVSKFNVEERVNELFNEKKNQALKRLKELETQYKNYGLELNLDDFSDINSRSDKSCSDNIHSTLDPKAFQRKLDEMNRIADELAELKSHIVEGNVQDYSSSSSEEDGLEESRTIADQSSTYSGQSGNSFLETLSQRYGTGQNEFSSPVSSLNNLKPHQKSFAARMKRSSVSAPFLDELSKRVSKAEPLEDNEKEPKSSSTEKSHLQNAVAATIDSADGKKPFSNKSTTSSENEKRSPLSSESVNEKLDSAHAQAPPPPPPPPPPPLPSLLTTDNKEEKDPVGATIPPPPPPPPPPPLLFSKGPNGDALPPPPLPPSLTPRLQSPSPPPPPPFPMMGQKSSSRTAIPSPLLPQSPSLFSSYPRPQKRLKQLHWEKLDATDNSIWSSGEAEKFAGDLYEKGVLADLEKAFVAREIKSLKSRKKDDLQKISFLSHDISQQFGINLHMFSQLTVDDLISKILKCDRELLNTPSVIDFLSKSEIIEVSTNLAKNYAPYSIDWEGVKSAKDVKPPEKDPTDLQRADQLYLQLMFNLQPYWGSRMRALKLVTSFEREYSDLISKLRKVDKAVAAVEKSNGLKNVFNVILAVGNYMNDTNKQAQGFKLSTLQRLTFIKDTNNNMTFLNYVEKIVRENYPSFNDFLTELQPVIEVTKVSIDQLVSDCMEFCQSIINVERSIEIGNLSDSSKFHPSDRVLSKVLPALPEARKKSDLLDEEVRLSIMEFEGLMQRYGEDSGDKFAKNSFFKKFADFIAEYKRAQTQNIKAEEEERIYERHKKMIEEQQKRLKEQEAVQNETNSDSGDSKGSEDRRAMMDKLLDQLKNAGPTKSDPSSARKRAMIRKKLTADKDATDHLMQDIDNGDDTMIYSPENTMKTPNAVLDQSPTPGVADAPIEEQDSYSPSKSQRESDSAQEVIGDRAKALLNELRGSEFSPEKRDSSSAEHRERLRARRRKTNTELPSGNKLRFFGDEEDEDNNVTADTRSDLLKVADTESLAGPERLAKPKLDQHNGGVITETD